One window of the Trifolium pratense cultivar HEN17-A07 linkage group LG2, ARS_RC_1.1, whole genome shotgun sequence genome contains the following:
- the LOC123909471 gene encoding NAC domain-containing protein 104-like → MGDKNDIYNVNLPPGFRFDPTDEELVVHFLQRKATLLPCHPHVIPDLHLYSYDPWQLHDRALLEGNKWYYYSRRTQNRVTDNGYWKATGMEEAVICSTNNKKVGMKKHFVFHVGESPASGIKTNWIMQEFCLSDSASSSAKSSKRKSQPIKDYSKWVICRVYEQNEDGDDGMDQLSYLDEVFLSLDDLDEISLPNY, encoded by the exons ATGGGAGATAAGAATGATATTTACAATGTCAACCTTCCACCTGGGTTTCGTTTTGATCCCACAGATGAAGAGCTTGTAGTTCATTTCCTTCAAAGAAAAGCAACACTCTTACCTTGCCATCCTCATGTCATCCCTGATCTTCACCTATACTCATATGATCCATGGCAACTTCATG ataGAGCTTTGTTGGAGGGAAACAAATGGTACTACTACAGCAGAAGGACACAAAATAGAGTCACTGATAATGGTTATTGGAAGGCAACAGGAATGGAAGAGGCAGTGATTTGTAGTACAAACAATAAGAAAGTTGGCATGAAGAAACATTTTGTGTTCCATGTTGGAGAATCCCCTGCTTCAGGTATCAAAACCAATTGGATAATGCAAGAATTTTGTCTATCAGACTCTGCTTCCTCCTCTGCTAAATCATCTAAAAGAAAATCACAACCAATCAAA GATTATAGTAAATGGGTGATATGTCGAGTATATGAGCAAAATGAAGATGGTGATGATGGAATGGATCAGCTCTCTTATTTAGATGAAGTTTTCTTGTCATTAGATGATCTTGACGAAATAAGCTTACCAAATTATTAA